Proteins encoded by one window of Ruminococcaceae bacterium R-25:
- a CDS encoding tRNA G18 (ribose-2'-O)-methylase SpoU → MNYIEITDINAPELDVFSRITEPQLRTYFEPEIGIFLAETANVIMRAIEAGYEPLAMLVETERLEAEAEPVFECIEKHCGREKLESMPIYIAGREIVTQLTGYTLVRGLWMTLRRRPEISVEEFCRDKKRITVLMDVVNPTNVGAIIRSAAALGMDGVLLTHASVDPLTRRSARVSMGTCFQIPWTKATLEQSEGLNLLDILHSYGFKTVAMALTEDSTSIDNDEIRANEKLAVLMGSEGPGLPKEVIAASDYRVMIPMYHGVDSLNVAAASAVAFWELTK, encoded by the coding sequence ATGAATTATATAGAGATTACAGACATCAACGCACCTGAACTGGATGTGTTTTCGAGGATAACAGAGCCGCAGCTCAGGACATATTTTGAGCCTGAGATAGGCATATTCCTCGCTGAGACCGCGAACGTTATCATGCGCGCGATCGAAGCAGGTTATGAGCCTTTGGCGATGCTCGTTGAGACAGAGAGACTGGAAGCTGAGGCAGAGCCTGTTTTCGAGTGCATCGAAAAGCATTGCGGCAGGGAAAAACTCGAATCGATGCCCATCTATATTGCAGGACGCGAGATAGTAACGCAGCTTACAGGCTACACGCTGGTTCGCGGCCTCTGGATGACGCTTAGGAGAAGACCTGAGATTTCTGTTGAAGAATTCTGCAGGGACAAGAAGCGCATCACGGTCTTGATGGATGTCGTAAATCCCACGAACGTCGGCGCGATAATCAGGTCGGCTGCAGCGCTCGGAATGGACGGCGTGCTCCTTACGCATGCATCGGTAGATCCTCTGACGAGGCGCTCTGCGAGAGTCAGTATGGGAACATGTTTTCAGATTCCGTGGACAAAGGCTACGCTGGAGCAGTCGGAGGGACTTAATCTTTTGGATATTCTTCATTCGTATGGATTTAAGACCGTTGCGATGGCTCTGACCGAAGATTCGACCAGCATCGACAATGATGAGATAAGGGCAAATGAGAAACTCGCAGTGCTGATGGGTTCTGAAGGACCCGGCCTCCCGAAGGAAGTCATTGCCGCCAGTGATTACCGCGTCATGATACCGATGTATCACGGAGTGGATTCATTAAACGTTGCCGCTGCGAGCGCGGTAGCTTTCTGGGAGCTGACGAAGTAA